One window of the Streptomyces sp. TS71-3 genome contains the following:
- a CDS encoding HEXXH motif domain-containing protein → MQTDGHAEPARVAHHLVPSAHFETLAAGRGGPDTIRFLRTTEYSRRLLLLRALLDAIGATPGALGPLPPVDSAWEVLTAAQERAPEDFRELLLLPQIGVWLGHCLRRLSRTAWGDGPLWTDLGHLHAVCCVAALRAGLPLRTTVPLRDGSAMFPTLGLARLSGRPHWGTAEVVVEAGRLRVDPHGASVGPPAPPEPLDGDAPGWQGLRRLRANAAGRPVAVWLDDIDPYRDLSEPLPPQRLDKHEIARWQERFGLALDLLADSDPSMAAAIAEGLRSVTDVRSPPTGVVLSASSGDAFGGLLSSLPPDPATLAVTLVHEFQHTKLGALLHLLTLEQDGGIEQHYAPWRNDPRPLSGLLQGTYAFLGITDFWCRYLDHARQRPLAEFEFALRRRQVQDGLGVLLADPGLTSHGRRFLRGMAAPLSAWWSESRVRPDIVAMAEFAATDHRTGWRIRHLAPAQDDVRALARAFAAGAAADCRVAESSVVADLTAPWSLARIGLIRRSLGAPPDGDRPERSGADRALVARDPAAPDAYARLLADDPEAPEAWTGLLLALAIADPAARPLLRRPELPRAVHRELRAAGMAADPRHIALWLAAGTACRDGRGTSRR, encoded by the coding sequence GTGCAGACCGACGGACACGCCGAACCCGCCCGTGTCGCACACCATCTCGTTCCCTCGGCCCATTTCGAAACCCTGGCCGCGGGCAGGGGCGGCCCCGACACGATCCGCTTCCTGCGGACCACCGAGTACAGCAGACGGCTTCTGCTGCTCAGGGCCCTGCTCGACGCCATCGGCGCCACCCCCGGCGCGCTGGGCCCGCTTCCGCCCGTGGACAGCGCGTGGGAGGTGCTGACGGCAGCCCAGGAGCGCGCCCCGGAGGATTTCAGGGAGCTGCTGCTGCTCCCTCAGATCGGCGTCTGGCTGGGGCACTGCCTGCGGCGGTTGTCCCGTACTGCCTGGGGTGACGGGCCGCTCTGGACCGACCTGGGCCATCTGCACGCGGTGTGCTGCGTCGCGGCGCTGCGCGCGGGCCTGCCGTTGCGCACCACCGTGCCGCTGCGTGACGGCAGCGCGATGTTCCCCACCCTCGGGCTGGCGCGCTTATCGGGCCGCCCGCACTGGGGGACGGCGGAAGTGGTGGTGGAGGCGGGCCGGCTGAGGGTCGACCCGCACGGCGCATCCGTGGGCCCGCCCGCGCCGCCCGAGCCGCTCGACGGCGACGCTCCGGGATGGCAGGGGCTGCGCAGGCTGCGGGCGAACGCGGCCGGGCGGCCGGTGGCCGTCTGGCTGGACGACATCGACCCGTACCGCGACCTCAGCGAGCCCCTGCCTCCGCAGCGCCTCGACAAGCACGAGATCGCCCGCTGGCAGGAACGGTTCGGCCTCGCCCTGGACCTGCTGGCGGACAGCGACCCGAGCATGGCCGCCGCCATCGCGGAGGGGCTGCGCAGCGTCACGGATGTACGGTCGCCGCCGACCGGGGTGGTGCTCAGCGCCTCCTCCGGCGACGCGTTCGGCGGTCTGCTGTCCTCGCTGCCGCCCGATCCGGCCACGTTGGCCGTCACCTTGGTCCATGAGTTCCAGCACACCAAGCTGGGCGCGCTGCTCCATCTGCTGACGCTGGAGCAGGACGGTGGGATCGAGCAGCACTACGCCCCCTGGCGCAACGACCCGCGTCCCCTGAGCGGCCTGCTCCAAGGCACGTACGCGTTCCTGGGAATCACCGACTTCTGGTGCCGGTACCTGGACCACGCGCGGCAGCGGCCGCTGGCCGAGTTCGAGTTCGCCTTACGCAGGCGGCAGGTCCAGGACGGGCTCGGCGTCCTGCTCGCCGATCCCGGGCTGACCTCGCACGGGCGCCGCTTCCTGCGGGGCATGGCCGCCCCGCTGTCCGCCTGGTGGTCGGAGAGCCGGGTCCGGCCGGACATCGTCGCCATGGCCGAGTTCGCCGCCACCGACCACCGCACCGGCTGGCGGATCCGGCATCTGGCCCCCGCCCAGGATGACGTGCGTGCGCTGGCCAGGGCCTTCGCCGCCGGTGCGGCGGCGGACTGCCGAGTAGCCGAGTCCTCCGTCGTCGCGGACCTCACGGCGCCGTGGTCCCTGGCCCGTATCGGCCTGATCCGGCGGAGCCTGGGCGCGCCGCCCGACGGCGACCGTCCCGAGCGTTCCGGCGCCGACCGTGCCCTCGTCGCGCGCGACCCCGCCGCACCCGACGCCTACGCCCGCCTCCTGGCCGACGACCCCGAGGCCCCCGAAGCATGGACCGGCCTCCTCCTCGCCCTCGCCATCGCCGACCCCGCCGCCCGCCCCTTGCTCCGGCGCCCCGAGCTCCCTCGGGCCGTCCACCGCGAACTCCGCGCCGCCGGCATGGCGGCCGACCCGCGGCACATCGCCCTCTGGCTCGCCGCCGGCACCGCCTGCCGGGACGGCCGTGGCACATCGCGCAGGTAG
- a CDS encoding caspase family protein, with product MTTARPDRTYAVVVGVERYAAGPPWDLPGPGADARRFTAWLRGRGVPAANISLLLAPLPAAGGPELDVTAGPAGREAVQEVLTRRLPALEGDLLWVFWGGHGVTDPQGHRRLFYADASTDDRRNLDLDAWLTAATTDLLPGFQRQIWLVDSCQTFVEDLGFARSLPGELPPGGDRLPGREQFVLLASGPGQRAVNDPARQTGAFSRAALAALAAADGEDWPPRMSAVAETVIRKFREGAQRPTSLWYRSWASDVRHLAFPAARRREEPVPDAGLSELIALLAGWPSMTDRDQRQLVLGMLPADLSGAIPRLGAARPDIISIVRTCRRYPGGLAALVEAVAMVEPGSLEQRELKDWAARWLTPQPEG from the coding sequence GTGACCACCGCCCGCCCCGACCGCACGTACGCCGTCGTCGTCGGCGTGGAGCGCTACGCGGCCGGCCCGCCCTGGGATCTGCCGGGCCCCGGCGCGGACGCCCGGCGCTTCACCGCCTGGCTGCGCGGGCGCGGAGTGCCCGCGGCCAACATCTCCCTGCTGCTCGCCCCTCTGCCCGCGGCCGGCGGGCCGGAGCTCGACGTCACCGCGGGCCCCGCCGGTCGTGAGGCCGTACAGGAGGTGCTGACACGCCGCCTGCCGGCGCTGGAGGGCGATCTGCTCTGGGTGTTCTGGGGCGGCCACGGCGTCACCGACCCGCAGGGACACCGCAGGCTCTTCTACGCCGACGCTTCCACGGACGACCGGCGGAACCTGGACCTGGACGCCTGGCTGACCGCGGCCACCACCGATCTCCTGCCCGGCTTCCAGCGGCAGATCTGGCTGGTGGACTCCTGCCAGACCTTCGTCGAGGACCTCGGCTTCGCCCGCTCCCTGCCGGGCGAACTCCCCCCGGGCGGGGACCGGTTGCCGGGCCGGGAACAGTTCGTCCTGCTGGCCTCCGGGCCGGGGCAGCGTGCCGTCAACGACCCCGCGCGGCAGACCGGAGCGTTCTCCCGGGCCGCGCTGGCCGCCCTGGCCGCCGCGGACGGCGAGGACTGGCCACCTCGGATGAGCGCGGTCGCGGAGACAGTGATCAGAAAGTTCAGGGAGGGGGCACAGCGGCCCACGTCGCTCTGGTACCGGTCCTGGGCCAGCGACGTACGCCACCTCGCGTTCCCCGCCGCCCGCCGCCGCGAGGAACCGGTGCCGGACGCGGGGCTGTCCGAGCTGATCGCGCTGCTGGCGGGATGGCCGAGCATGACCGACCGCGACCAGCGCCAGCTCGTGCTCGGCATGCTGCCCGCCGACCTGTCCGGGGCCATCCCCCGGCTGGGGGCGGCACGTCCCGACATCATCAGCATCGTGCGTACCTGCCGCCGCTATCCCGGAGGCCTGGCAGCCCTCGTCGAGGCGGTCGCCATGGTCGAGCCGGGCTCGCTGGAACAGCGCGAGCTGAAGGACTGGGCCGCCCGATGGTTGACGCCGCAACCAGAGGGCTGA
- a CDS encoding cation:proton antiporter — protein MSTDSTITHVAAALAMVIAASSALGAAARKLGQPAVIGQLFAGIALGPSLLGLVPGRVYETLFPDQIQPILTSLAQVALVLFLFAVGYELDLGLLRNQRAVTAVSLGGFVIPMLMGAGIVLLFPGGFASANDGRPIDATFVLYVAIALSITAVPVLASIIRDQGLAGSRSGVVAMAAAGVIDALSWPVLAVVLLGGAHGSARAWTIRIALLVLFVLVTVFALRPLLVWWMRRPGSVMANQVPVAVTFALGSAWVTNALGLRVIFGALLAGIVMPRQPDGHPDSQLLRPLQETGGLLLPVFFTISGIAVKLGGLRASDLLLLAVICAAAAVSKVAAGALSARGTRMAWRDSLLIGVLLNTRGLTELIVLNVGLQAGVIGPRLYSLLVVMALLTTAASGPLIRLLRPPAAPPPPGPAEARTGAENAPGAWSLRDPGQAPNAGTDAEPAPHP, from the coding sequence GTGAGCACGGACTCCACCATCACGCACGTCGCCGCAGCTCTCGCCATGGTGATCGCGGCCTCCTCCGCCCTGGGTGCGGCAGCTCGCAAGCTCGGCCAGCCAGCGGTGATCGGCCAGTTGTTCGCGGGCATCGCCCTCGGCCCCAGCCTGCTGGGCCTGGTACCGGGCCGGGTGTACGAAACCCTCTTCCCGGATCAGATCCAGCCAATTCTGACCTCCCTGGCCCAAGTGGCCCTGGTGCTCTTTCTTTTCGCTGTCGGCTATGAACTGGACCTCGGTCTGCTGCGCAACCAGCGTGCCGTGACCGCGGTCTCATTGGGCGGTTTCGTCATTCCCATGCTGATGGGTGCCGGCATCGTTCTGCTCTTTCCCGGAGGATTCGCGTCCGCCAACGACGGGCGTCCGATCGACGCGACATTCGTCCTCTACGTGGCGATCGCCCTGTCCATAACGGCGGTTCCGGTGCTGGCGAGCATCATCAGGGACCAGGGGCTGGCCGGCAGCAGGTCCGGTGTGGTCGCGATGGCTGCCGCCGGTGTCATCGACGCACTGAGCTGGCCGGTGCTGGCGGTGGTCCTGCTGGGCGGTGCGCACGGCTCGGCGCGTGCTTGGACCATCAGGATCGCCCTGCTGGTCCTGTTCGTACTGGTGACGGTCTTCGCCCTACGGCCCCTGCTGGTGTGGTGGATGCGCAGGCCCGGCTCCGTGATGGCCAACCAGGTCCCCGTCGCCGTCACCTTCGCGCTGGGGTCGGCCTGGGTCACCAACGCGCTCGGGCTGCGCGTCATCTTCGGCGCCCTGCTGGCCGGGATCGTCATGCCCCGCCAGCCCGACGGCCACCCGGACAGCCAGTTGCTGCGCCCGCTCCAGGAGACCGGCGGTCTGCTCCTGCCGGTGTTCTTCACGATCTCCGGGATAGCGGTCAAGCTCGGCGGGCTGCGGGCATCAGACCTGCTGCTCCTGGCCGTGATATGTGCCGCGGCGGCGGTGAGCAAGGTGGCCGCCGGCGCGCTGTCGGCGCGCGGCACCCGGATGGCCTGGCGTGACTCGCTGTTGATCGGCGTGCTGCTCAACACCCGCGGGCTCACCGAACTCATCGTGCTCAACGTCGGATTGCAGGCCGGAGTGATCGGCCCCCGCCTCTACTCGCTGCTGGTGGTGATGGCGCTCCTGACCACGGCCGCCTCCGGACCGCTGATACGGCTGCTCCGCCCTCCGGCCGCCCCACCGCCGCCCGGACCCGCGGAAGCCAGGACCGGTGCCGAGAACGCGCCGGGTGCCTGGTCCTTACGGGATCCCGGGCAGGCCCCGAACGCCGGCACCGACGCCGAACCGGCACCGCACCCGTAG
- the fxsT gene encoding FxSxx-COOH system tetratricopeptide repeat protein: protein MGDEPRPYPEAFEVAEALWLHAYQTLAARLPPSSSPPQPRPAKLSGLSGLPETPERSEAVGPGPDSASGGAAGQGARGTADGAKGDTAGIPRPEASQPDVTVPIPFRPVPGGSMVPAPRSEQRFQGVRVRAEPAEQSPDLRDAPGISRGMRPLKQRVPSAFETELDEETTAERAAEDGLWLPYTRSADERRFDLVLVVDDHATMVIWGQTITEFTAVAEQLGAFRDVRVRRLGMRDGPGGEEAVLRGPDPDHDAIGVPAELVDRTGRRIILVLTDGLGPLWRTGAGRRALELWSAAGPTAVVHLLSQRDWHRTALAPRQVRLRSPRTGVPNTELSVHFPEEQRDPFDPPPDKWTAAVPVLELDADWLGRWARLVAGEEPGWVEASVLLLGVPEAEEAEPKVPEPPFALPAPSVQERIRRFRSHATPTAFRLATHLAAAVLEPRLVRDVQRKLVPEAQPVHLAELFLSGLVEQPQHDESQGAAPHVPLDFVDGAREALLSSAMRTDTARVLSSVSDFYGARSEAARGLHGVLLAPEAVPDPPLTAETLPFVRVELAVLRALSGPYLLRAHRISAALEGALPEASIPDNSEHTGHNVSNEHVNSDTGGPMTDTTASQQQRADEDSASGTPAKAIPAPSPDGRSGTGATSPGKPIPGPAAPQSRQPGPRTAVPAVWGDVPPNNPNFVGREELLAQVREQLLTGDTSAVLPHALHGMGGVGKSQIAIEYVYQYASDYDVVWWIPSEQPTMILTALTELAHRLDLNVGSEANRAVPAVREALRRGQPYDKWLLVFDNAENVEAVRPYFPTGGTGKILITSRNQEWDRVARTLSVDVFTREESKALLRRRARDLSDTDADLLAEALGDLPLAIEQAAAWQAVTGMAVPEYLRLIKEKIAELMLELVPSPDYPMSVAAAWDVSLRQLEQRNPAALQLLQVCSFFAPEPISRRLFNNARSTSIAPELDDALRHPIKLGRAIREIGIYALARIEHRHDTIQLHRLVQAVLVNRMSPQQQADMRHGAHLLLADANPNEPEARELWPRYQALLPHVVVSRAVECDSPWVRSLVRGVGEFLYVWGDHAGAAAMAREALEIWTEKFGAEDQQTLAMAKWLAFILRMLGEYREAAEMMQRTADTYLRIAGEDDEGTLDALIQLCSGLRLRAEMTRALEINRSVYERALRAFGEDDPATLRAAHSLGVGLRLMGLYKEAREHDTETARLRALLLGENHLDTLNTLSALSLDIRECGDYLEAVAHQEDVYARYVAGFGEDNPASLSCARVLAVCRRRAGNHEGALQLGEMAFSKVERRYGADHPDAVACAANLVVDLRQDGQLRRSKELGEATVERYAASLGGEHPYTMSARTNLAITLRHLGDLDAAWLHLSDALPGLRESLGDEHILTLTTVIGTASHHSAKERHAEALELDEQALEVLTRSHGQDHPTTLACANNVALDLRALNRVDEATALHTETLARFRRRLGESHPATVAAASSHRAEVDIAPVPF, encoded by the coding sequence ATGGGTGACGAGCCGCGGCCGTATCCGGAGGCCTTCGAGGTGGCGGAGGCACTCTGGCTGCACGCGTACCAGACGCTTGCGGCGCGGTTGCCCCCGTCCAGCAGTCCGCCACAGCCCCGGCCCGCGAAGCTGTCCGGTCTCTCCGGGCTGCCCGAAACGCCCGAGCGGTCCGAAGCGGTCGGCCCCGGACCGGACAGCGCTTCCGGTGGAGCGGCGGGCCAGGGGGCGAGGGGAACGGCGGACGGCGCGAAGGGCGATACGGCGGGCATCCCGCGGCCCGAGGCGTCGCAGCCCGACGTCACGGTCCCGATACCCTTCCGGCCCGTGCCCGGAGGGTCGATGGTGCCCGCACCCAGGTCCGAACAGCGGTTCCAGGGTGTGCGGGTCCGGGCGGAGCCGGCCGAGCAGTCCCCGGATCTGCGCGACGCGCCGGGCATCAGCCGTGGGATGCGGCCGCTCAAGCAGAGGGTGCCCTCGGCGTTCGAGACCGAGCTCGACGAGGAGACCACCGCCGAGCGAGCCGCCGAGGACGGCCTCTGGCTGCCCTACACCAGGTCGGCGGACGAGCGGCGCTTCGACCTGGTGCTGGTGGTGGACGATCACGCGACCATGGTGATCTGGGGGCAGACGATCACCGAGTTCACCGCCGTGGCGGAGCAGCTCGGGGCCTTCCGCGACGTACGGGTCCGCCGGCTCGGCATGCGCGACGGCCCCGGGGGCGAGGAGGCGGTGCTGCGCGGCCCGGACCCGGACCACGACGCCATCGGTGTCCCCGCCGAGCTGGTGGACCGGACGGGGCGCCGCATCATCCTCGTTCTGACCGACGGTCTGGGGCCGTTGTGGCGGACCGGGGCCGGCCGGAGGGCCCTGGAGCTGTGGTCGGCCGCGGGGCCGACGGCGGTGGTGCATCTGCTGTCCCAGCGGGACTGGCACCGCACCGCCCTGGCTCCCCGGCAGGTGCGGCTGCGAAGCCCGCGCACCGGCGTCCCCAACACCGAACTGTCCGTCCACTTCCCGGAGGAGCAGCGCGACCCGTTCGACCCGCCGCCCGACAAGTGGACGGCCGCGGTCCCCGTGCTGGAGCTGGACGCCGACTGGCTGGGGCGCTGGGCCCGGCTGGTGGCAGGCGAGGAGCCCGGGTGGGTCGAGGCGTCCGTACTGCTGCTGGGGGTCCCCGAGGCCGAGGAGGCCGAGCCGAAGGTCCCCGAGCCGCCGTTCGCTCTCCCGGCCCCATCGGTGCAGGAGCGCATCCGGCGCTTCCGCAGCCATGCCACCCCTACCGCCTTCCGGCTGGCCACCCATCTGGCCGCCGCGGTTCTCGAACCCCGCCTGGTGCGGGACGTACAGCGCAAACTGGTTCCCGAGGCACAACCCGTCCATCTGGCCGAGCTGTTCCTGAGCGGTCTGGTCGAGCAGCCTCAGCACGACGAGTCACAGGGTGCGGCCCCTCACGTTCCGCTCGACTTCGTCGACGGTGCGCGCGAGGCGCTGCTCTCCAGCGCCATGCGCACGGACACGGCACGGGTGCTGAGTTCGGTGTCGGATTTCTACGGCGCCCGTTCCGAGGCGGCCCGCGGGCTGCACGGCGTCCTGCTCGCTCCGGAAGCGGTGCCTGATCCGCCGCTGACGGCGGAGACCTTACCGTTCGTGCGCGTTGAACTGGCTGTTCTTCGCGCCCTCTCAGGACCCTATCTGCTCCGCGCCCACCGGATCAGCGCAGCCCTGGAAGGGGCTCTTCCGGAAGCGTCGATCCCGGATAATTCGGAGCATACAGGCCATAATGTCAGTAATGAACATGTAAATTCCGACACGGGCGGCCCCATGACCGACACCACTGCCAGTCAGCAACAGCGCGCAGACGAGGATTCCGCAAGCGGGACTCCGGCCAAGGCGATTCCGGCCCCGAGCCCGGACGGGCGGTCGGGCACGGGGGCCACGTCACCCGGCAAGCCGATCCCGGGCCCGGCCGCACCGCAATCGCGCCAGCCCGGGCCGCGTACCGCCGTGCCCGCCGTCTGGGGCGACGTTCCCCCGAACAACCCCAATTTCGTGGGTCGGGAGGAACTCCTCGCGCAGGTGCGAGAACAGCTGCTGACCGGCGACACGTCGGCCGTGCTGCCCCACGCCCTGCATGGAATGGGCGGTGTCGGAAAGTCCCAGATCGCCATCGAGTACGTCTACCAGTACGCGTCCGACTACGACGTCGTCTGGTGGATCCCGTCCGAACAGCCGACGATGATCCTGACCGCGCTCACCGAGCTGGCCCACCGGCTGGATCTCAACGTGGGCAGCGAGGCCAACAGGGCCGTCCCGGCGGTCCGCGAGGCACTGCGTCGGGGTCAGCCCTACGACAAATGGCTCCTCGTGTTCGACAACGCCGAGAACGTCGAGGCCGTACGCCCCTACTTCCCGACCGGTGGCACGGGGAAGATCCTCATCACCTCCCGGAACCAGGAGTGGGACCGGGTGGCCAGGACGCTGTCCGTCGACGTCTTCACCCGCGAGGAGAGCAAGGCACTGCTCCGGCGCCGTGCCCGCGATCTGAGCGACACCGACGCCGATCTGCTCGCCGAGGCCCTGGGCGACCTGCCTCTCGCCATCGAACAGGCGGCGGCCTGGCAGGCGGTCACGGGGATGGCCGTGCCCGAGTACCTGCGGCTGATCAAGGAGAAGATCGCCGAGCTCATGCTGGAGCTCGTCCCGTCGCCGGACTACCCGATGTCGGTGGCCGCCGCCTGGGACGTCTCGCTGCGCCAGCTCGAACAGCGCAATCCCGCGGCGCTCCAGCTCCTCCAGGTCTGCTCCTTCTTCGCCCCCGAGCCAATCTCCCGCCGCCTGTTCAACAACGCGCGGAGCACGTCCATCGCCCCCGAGCTGGACGACGCCCTGCGCCACCCGATCAAGCTCGGCCGGGCCATCCGTGAGATCGGCATCTACGCCCTGGCCCGCATCGAGCACCGCCACGACACCATCCAGCTGCACCGGCTGGTCCAGGCCGTGCTGGTCAACCGCATGTCCCCGCAGCAGCAGGCCGACATGCGGCACGGCGCGCACCTGCTCCTCGCGGATGCGAACCCCAACGAGCCAGAAGCGAGGGAACTCTGGCCGCGCTACCAGGCGCTGCTGCCGCACGTGGTGGTGTCACGCGCCGTGGAGTGCGACTCTCCCTGGGTGCGCAGCCTGGTCCGAGGCGTCGGGGAGTTCCTCTATGTCTGGGGCGACCACGCGGGCGCGGCGGCGATGGCCCGAGAGGCGTTGGAGATCTGGACCGAGAAGTTCGGCGCCGAGGACCAGCAGACGCTGGCGATGGCGAAGTGGCTGGCCTTCATCCTGCGCATGCTCGGTGAGTACCGGGAAGCCGCCGAGATGATGCAGCGCACCGCGGACACCTACCTCCGGATCGCGGGTGAGGACGACGAGGGCACCCTCGACGCCCTCATCCAGCTCTGCAGCGGCCTGCGGCTGAGGGCCGAGATGACGCGCGCGCTGGAGATCAACCGGTCGGTCTACGAACGCGCGCTGCGGGCCTTCGGAGAGGACGACCCGGCCACCCTCCGCGCGGCTCACAGTCTGGGCGTCGGCCTGCGGCTGATGGGCCTGTACAAGGAGGCGCGCGAACACGACACGGAGACGGCCAGGCTGCGGGCCCTCCTGCTCGGTGAGAACCACCTCGACACCCTGAACACCCTCAGCGCCCTGTCCCTCGACATCCGCGAGTGCGGCGACTACCTGGAAGCCGTCGCCCACCAGGAGGACGTCTACGCCCGCTATGTCGCCGGCTTCGGCGAGGACAACCCCGCCAGCCTCAGCTGCGCCCGCGTCCTTGCGGTGTGCCGCCGGCGCGCAGGGAACCACGAGGGAGCGCTTCAGCTCGGGGAGATGGCGTTCTCGAAGGTCGAGCGGCGCTATGGAGCCGATCATCCGGACGCTGTCGCCTGCGCGGCCAACCTGGTCGTCGACCTCCGGCAGGACGGTCAGCTGAGGCGCTCCAAGGAACTCGGTGAAGCGACCGTCGAGCGTTACGCGGCGAGCCTCGGGGGCGAGCATCCGTACACCATGTCGGCCCGTACGAATCTGGCCATCACCCTGCGCCATCTGGGGGATCTCGACGCCGCCTGGCTGCACCTCTCCGATGCGCTGCCGGGCCTGCGCGAGTCGCTGGGCGACGAGCACATCCTCACTCTGACCACCGTCATCGGTACGGCCAGCCACCACAGCGCCAAGGAGCGTCACGCGGAGGCCCTGGAGCTTGACGAGCAGGCCCTGGAGGTCCTGACCCGGAGCCACGGGCAGGACCACCCGACCACCCTGGCCTGCGCCAACAACGTGGCCCTGGACCTGCGCGCGCTGAACCGCGTGGACGAGGCCACGGCGCTGCACACCGAGACCCTGGCCCGCTTCCGCCGTAGGCTCGGCGAGAGCCACCCGGCGACCGTCGCCGCCGCCAGCAGCCACCGGGCCGAGGTGGACATCGCCCCCGTGCCCTTCTAG
- a CDS encoding MoxR family ATPase has protein sequence MSSVHHPVENNRNGAPVSSRSWWIYRGTGQPLSDIRLADILPPPPGWRDFDGGPVLPPVPAESAETDRRLGVVGRATPRQNPHDIDMINTALLLRRPLLVTGRPGIGKSTLAYLVARELGLGRVLHWGITSRSNLRSGLYEYDAIGRAQASLGRGAPGAQAVAAGPSTPDGASEPAPDGGGGGAKIGDFVRLGPLGTALLPYELPRVLLIDELDKSDIDLPSDLLHVLENGSYDIPELVRARHQESRAQVFTDDPDRTVTVTDGRVRCRAFPFIVITSNGERQFPPAFLRRCVRLNVSPPREDQLSAMIAAHFRDQDGRHDTMIREFVQRSRENGGLATDQLLNAVFLRTAGVREEDESWSELLDALWRELSGAPDG, from the coding sequence ATGAGCAGCGTCCATCATCCGGTGGAGAACAACCGGAACGGAGCGCCCGTCAGCAGCCGTAGCTGGTGGATCTACCGGGGCACCGGGCAGCCGTTGAGCGACATCCGCCTCGCTGACATACTTCCCCCGCCGCCCGGCTGGCGGGACTTCGACGGCGGTCCGGTTCTGCCGCCCGTGCCGGCCGAGAGCGCCGAGACCGACCGCCGGCTCGGTGTCGTGGGCCGCGCCACCCCCCGCCAGAATCCGCATGACATAGACATGATCAACACTGCCCTGCTGCTCCGCCGGCCCCTTCTCGTGACGGGCCGGCCAGGCATCGGCAAGTCCACGCTGGCCTACCTGGTCGCGCGCGAGCTGGGCCTGGGCCGGGTTCTTCACTGGGGAATCACCTCTCGCAGCAACCTGCGCTCCGGCCTGTACGAGTACGACGCCATCGGCCGGGCCCAGGCCTCCCTCGGGCGTGGGGCGCCCGGTGCACAGGCGGTGGCCGCGGGACCCAGCACCCCTGACGGCGCGTCCGAGCCGGCTCCGGACGGCGGTGGCGGCGGGGCGAAGATCGGCGACTTCGTGCGGCTGGGCCCGCTGGGCACCGCGTTGCTGCCGTACGAGCTGCCGCGCGTCCTGCTCATCGACGAGCTGGACAAGAGCGACATCGATCTGCCCAGCGACCTCCTGCACGTGCTGGAGAACGGCTCCTACGACATCCCGGAGCTGGTCCGCGCCCGCCATCAGGAGAGCCGGGCCCAGGTGTTCACCGACGATCCCGACCGCACGGTCACGGTGACCGACGGGAGAGTACGGTGCCGCGCCTTCCCGTTCATCGTGATCACCAGCAACGGGGAACGGCAGTTCCCGCCGGCCTTCCTCCGCCGCTGCGTCAGGCTGAACGTCTCCCCGCCGCGCGAGGACCAGCTCTCCGCCATGATCGCCGCCCACTTCCGGGACCAGGACGGACGGCATGACACCATGATCCGCGAGTTCGTGCAGCGCAGCCGGGAGAACGGCGGCCTGGCCACGGACCAGTTGCTGAACGCCGTCTTCCTGCGGACAGCAGGCGTCCGGGAGGAAGACGAGTCGTGGAGCGAGCTGCTGGACGCGCTCTGGCGTGAACTGTCGGGAGCGCCGGATGGGTGA